A window of Patescibacteria group bacterium contains these coding sequences:
- the recG gene encoding ATP-dependent DNA helicase RecG has translation MKNVRLSTKLNSLRKFDLKHKRALERLELKTVSDLFFYFPFRYDDFSNITLIKNLKINEKQTIRGMIKSIKNKPTSKRWLTLTEAKISDESGDLKIVWFNQPYLEKYFRVGTFVTLNGKVELNYNSVSMNSPAFEKFNDGSGKILPVYSETNGMSSKYLRFILRPLLKLSDKFDDFLPEEIKEKLSLINLGEALKQIHFPDNLEILKKARLRLAFDELFLLQLNNLLKKKKWQENKAFKIKFNKDLIKKFVDSLPFKLTKDQKISAWEIFLDLEKNKPMNRLLEGDVGSGKTVVALMAMYLIANQKKQSILMAPTEILAKQHFETIQKLVATGHCPVATLALLTRVDRKFNDKTVSKKILLNKIKNGDVDILIGTHAVIQEDVKFKNLALTVIDEQHRFGVEQRAKLKKLNAVATLHCNVSTKKTPHLLSMTATPIPRTLALGLYGDLDISILKEKPFGRKKILTKLVAPYNRDKAYEFIREKIKLGRQVFVVCPRIKAGEEKNDEKEFSPQNNQWDDVKAVEEEYEKLSKEIFPEFEIAMMHGKLKKEEKEKTLLKFKNNEVKILVSTSVIEVGIDFPNATIMMIEGAERFGLSQLHQFRGRVGRSEKQSFCFLFSDSMSQKSYDRLMALVDCDDGFVLAEKDLELRGPGEVYGIRQSGLPDLKMASLMDVNLLKLAKAEAENFVAKNDIKKFPLLREKMADFDQITHFE, from the coding sequence ATGAAAAATGTTAGATTATCAACAAAATTGAATAGTTTGCGGAAATTTGATCTGAAGCATAAACGTGCTTTAGAAAGATTAGAATTGAAAACTGTTTCTGATCTATTTTTTTATTTTCCTTTTCGCTATGATGATTTTAGCAATATTACTTTAATCAAAAATTTAAAAATAAATGAGAAACAGACAATCAGAGGAATGATCAAATCAATAAAAAACAAGCCGACTTCAAAAAGATGGCTGACTTTGACTGAAGCGAAAATTTCTGATGAATCTGGCGATCTTAAAATTGTTTGGTTTAATCAGCCATATTTAGAAAAATATTTTCGCGTTGGGACATTTGTAACATTGAATGGCAAAGTTGAATTGAATTATAATTCGGTATCAATGAATTCCCCTGCTTTTGAAAAATTTAACGATGGGTCAGGAAAAATTTTGCCAGTTTATTCTGAAACAAATGGCATGTCTTCAAAATATTTAAGATTTATTCTAAGACCATTGCTAAAATTGTCGGATAAATTTGATGACTTTTTGCCAGAAGAAATTAAAGAAAAATTAAGCTTGATAAATTTAGGCGAGGCATTAAAACAAATTCATTTTCCAGATAATTTAGAAATTTTGAAAAAAGCAAGGTTAAGATTAGCTTTTGATGAATTATTTTTATTACAATTAAATAATTTATTAAAAAAGAAAAAATGGCAGGAAAATAAAGCATTTAAAATTAAATTTAATAAAGATTTAATTAAAAAATTTGTTGATTCCCTACCCTTCAAATTAACAAAAGATCAAAAGATATCAGCTTGGGAAATTTTCTTAGATTTAGAAAAAAATAAGCCAATGAATAGATTGTTGGAAGGTGATGTTGGATCTGGCAAAACTGTTGTCGCATTGATGGCAATGTATTTGATTGCGAATCAGAAAAAACAATCAATTTTAATGGCGCCAACAGAAATTTTGGCTAAACAACACTTTGAAACAATACAAAAACTCGTAGCGACAGGGCACTGCCCTGTCGCTACGCTGGCATTGTTGACTCGCGTTGATCGTAAATTCAATGACAAGACTGTCAGTAAAAAGATTTTGTTGAATAAAATTAAAAATGGCGATGTTGACATTTTGATCGGCACGCACGCAGTTATTCAAGAAGATGTAAAATTTAAAAATTTGGCTTTAACTGTAATTGATGAACAGCATCGTTTTGGTGTTGAGCAAAGAGCGAAATTAAAAAAATTGAACGCCGTAGCGACGTTGCATTGCAACGTTTCTACGAAAAAAACGCCGCATCTGTTATCAATGACAGCAACACCAATTCCAAGAACTTTAGCATTAGGACTTTATGGTGATTTGGATATTTCCATTTTGAAAGAAAAACCATTTGGACGAAAAAAAATTCTAACTAAATTAGTGGCACCATATAATCGAGATAAAGCTTATGAATTTATTAGAGAAAAAATAAAATTAGGCAGGCAGGTTTTTGTTGTTTGTCCAAGAATTAAGGCAGGCGAAGAAAAAAATGATGAAAAAGAATTTAGTCCTCAAAATAATCAATGGGATGATGTGAAAGCAGTTGAAGAAGAATATGAAAAATTAAGCAAAGAAATTTTTCCGGAATTTGAAATCGCAATGATGCACGGCAAATTAAAAAAAGAAGAAAAAGAAAAAACACTATTAAAATTTAAAAATAATGAAGTCAAGATATTAGTTTCAACATCTGTAATTGAAGTTGGAATTGATTTTCCAAATGCAACAATCATGATGATTGAAGGAGCAGAACGTTTTGGATTGTCACAACTTCATCAATTCAGAGGACGTGTTGGCAGAAGTGAAAAACAGTCTTTTTGCTTTCTGTTTTCTGATTCTATGTCACAAAAATCTTATGATAGACTAATGGCTTTGGTTGATTGCGATGATGGATTTGTTTTAGCAGAAAAAGATCTGGAATTGCGCGGTCCTGGTGAAGTTTATGGAATTAGGCAATCTGGTTTGCCTGATTTAAAAATGGCTTCTTTAATGGATGTAAATTTGTTAAAACTGGCAAAAGCAGAAGCAGAAAATTTTGTGGCGAAAAATGACATAAAAAAATTCCCTCTATTAAGGGAAAAAATGGCTGATTTTGACCAAATTACTCATTTTGAGTAA
- a CDS encoding glutamine amidotransferase, protein MKLNIGYLYPRIMNIYGDRGNVLAFQKRCEWRGIETEITDLDVNAKVNIEKFDFYFFGGGQDKEQILASKDLRENKANLKQAAENGAVFLTVCGGYQLLGHYYQPHQGPKLLGLGILNVKTLASYDRMIGNILIESNLINSKKIVGFENHSGKTYLGEGVEPLGKVLKGWGNNGEDGFEGARYKNVFGTYMHGSVLPKNNEFCDLLIKLALKRRYGEVELKELNNNVEERARQLAETLR, encoded by the coding sequence ATGAAGTTAAATATTGGCTACTTGTATCCACGTATCATGAATATTTACGGCGACCGCGGTAATGTTTTAGCTTTTCAAAAAAGATGTGAATGGCGAGGAATTGAAACTGAAATAACTGATTTGGATGTTAATGCAAAAGTTAATATTGAAAAATTTGATTTTTATTTTTTTGGCGGAGGTCAGGATAAAGAACAAATTTTAGCGTCTAAAGATTTGAGAGAAAATAAAGCAAATTTGAAACAAGCAGCAGAAAATGGCGCTGTATTTTTAACTGTCTGCGGAGGATATCAATTATTAGGACATTATTATCAACCGCATCAAGGACCAAAATTATTGGGATTAGGAATTTTGAATGTTAAAACTTTAGCGAGCTATGATCGAATGATTGGAAATATATTGATCGAATCTAATTTGATTAATTCTAAAAAAATTGTTGGATTTGAAAATCATTCTGGAAAAACATATCTAGGCGAAGGCGTTGAACCATTAGGCAAAGTTTTGAAAGGTTGGGGTAACAATGGCGAAGATGGATTTGAAGGAGCAAGATACAAAAATGTTTTTGGAACATACATGCATGGATCTGTTTTGCCTAAAAATAATGAATTTTGTGATTTGCTGATTAAATTAGCTTTGAAAAGAAGATATGGAGAGGTTGAATTAAAAGAGCTTAATAATAATGTTGAAGAAAGGGCTCGACAATTAGCTGAAACTTTGAGATAA
- a CDS encoding MurT ligase domain-containing protein, with protein sequence MRLFLAIIIAKLASFFVRALNRGQATSLPGLLARKIDPQVLTKLSAKLKKGVIIVSGTNGKTTTTRLISNILNEENFEFIHNRAGANLLSGVTSSLLSKCSLNGKLNYDWAVFEVDEATVPLVAKQTNPKVVVLMNLFRDQLDRYGELEKLAKLWKETIDNLSGETKIILNADDPLVSSIAINKKNIFFYGVNNENYKIEKIAESADSKNCPNCKEPLVYSALFYSHIGKYHCPKCGLTRPNLNLSAEEIKLNSFNGSDILMQEDAKKISVHFPLPGFYNIYNVLAAAACCLNLDISFDKIKLGIEKTKAAFGRLEKFKLDKNDAILMLVKNPTGFNEVIKLLETDGKKKKMIITLNDNIPDGRDISWIWDVDFERLINFVDYVFVAGQRAEELVLRFKYAGLDLNKIGLEKDYDKLLEMAKMKLDAGETLYILPTYSSMLDLRNIIAKKGYLKQSWL encoded by the coding sequence ATGCGTCTTTTTTTAGCCATTATTATTGCTAAGTTAGCGTCTTTTTTTGTAAGAGCGTTAAATCGAGGTCAAGCAACTTCTTTGCCTGGTCTTTTGGCTCGAAAAATTGATCCACAAGTTTTGACAAAGTTAAGCGCAAAATTAAAAAAAGGCGTAATTATTGTTTCTGGAACAAATGGAAAAACTACGACTACAAGATTAATTTCAAATATTTTAAACGAAGAAAATTTTGAGTTTATCCATAATCGAGCTGGCGCAAATTTATTGTCTGGTGTGACTTCTAGCCTGCTCTCAAAATGTTCGTTAAATGGCAAATTAAATTATGATTGGGCGGTATTTGAAGTCGATGAAGCAACTGTGCCTTTGGTAGCCAAACAAACAAATCCAAAAGTTGTTGTGTTAATGAATTTATTTCGCGATCAATTAGATCGATATGGCGAGTTAGAAAAATTAGCAAAACTTTGGAAAGAGACAATTGATAATTTATCAGGCGAAACTAAAATTATTTTGAATGCTGATGATCCCCTTGTTTCAAGTATTGCTATAAATAAAAAGAATATCTTTTTTTACGGCGTTAATAATGAAAATTATAAAATAGAAAAAATAGCAGAATCTGCAGATTCAAAAAATTGTCCAAATTGTAAAGAGCCATTAGTTTATAGCGCTCTTTTTTATTCTCATATTGGCAAATATCATTGCCCGAAATGCGGATTAACTAGGCCTAATTTAAATTTGTCAGCAGAAGAAATTAAATTAAATAGTTTTAATGGATCTGATATTTTGATGCAAGAAGATGCAAAGAAAATAAGTGTCCATTTTCCTTTGCCTGGATTTTATAATATTTATAATGTCTTGGCTGCAGCTGCTTGCTGTTTAAATTTAGATATTTCTTTTGATAAAATAAAGTTAGGAATTGAAAAAACAAAAGCTGCTTTTGGAAGACTAGAAAAATTTAAGTTAGATAAAAATGATGCGATTTTAATGCTTGTCAAAAATCCAACTGGCTTTAATGAAGTAATCAAATTGCTTGAAACTGATGGCAAAAAAAAGAAAATGATTATTACTTTAAATGATAATATTCCTGATGGTCGAGATATTTCTTGGATTTGGGATGTTGATTTTGAAAGATTAATTAATTTTGTTGATTATGTTTTTGTGGCGGGCCAACGCGCTGAAGAACTTGTTTTAAGATTCAAATATGCTGGACTTGATTTGAATAAAATTGGCCTAGAAAAAGATTATGATAAACTTCTTGAAATGGCTAAAATGAAATTAGATGCTGGTGAAACTTTATATATTTTGCCTACTTATTCTTCCATGCTAGATTTAAGAAATATTATTGCGAAAAAGGGATACTTAAAACAAAGCTGGCTATAA
- a CDS encoding DUF922 domain-containing protein has product MQKNNLKTKPNNGKFFLILIIVLLIAFWMTAIFGLTFFAWKAYPIFLASKNKEATIQNIEEKNQEKAEVVVNDKLVEEIKTTYYDISGFTAEELNKQMQELGPESTSTERYYAMANYAIDWTLPLKTGNGCTPVDAEVNIEYIMPKWINYDEASIDMQQKWNTFYALLEKHEQNHGEIAKQEGEKFLQEIKNITNYNSCQEFDDKVYPIQEKYLIELSQLEDAYDVETNHGETEGVTLY; this is encoded by the coding sequence TTGCAAAAAAATAATTTAAAAACAAAACCAAATAATGGCAAATTTTTTTTGATTTTAATAATTGTTCTTTTGATTGCTTTTTGGATGACAGCTATTTTCGGATTAACTTTTTTTGCATGGAAAGCTTATCCAATTTTTCTAGCGTCAAAAAATAAAGAAGCTACAATTCAAAATATTGAAGAAAAAAATCAAGAAAAAGCTGAAGTTGTTGTTAATGACAAACTAGTTGAGGAAATTAAAACTACTTATTATGACATTTCTGGTTTTACTGCGGAAGAATTAAACAAGCAAATGCAAGAATTAGGTCCAGAATCAACAAGCACTGAAAGATATTATGCAATGGCTAATTATGCAATTGATTGGACATTGCCTCTAAAAACTGGCAATGGATGCACTCCGGTAGATGCAGAAGTAAATATTGAATATATCATGCCAAAATGGATAAATTATGATGAAGCGTCAATTGACATGCAACAAAAATGGAATACTTTTTATGCTCTTTTAGAAAAGCATGAACAGAATCATGGCGAAATTGCAAAACAAGAAGGCGAAAAATTTCTGCAAGAAATTAAAAACATTACTAATTATAATTCGTGCCAAGAATTTGACGATAAAGTTTATCCGATCCAGGAAAAATATTTAATTGAACTTTCTCAGCTTGAAGATGCATATGATGTTGAAACTAATCATGGAGAAACAGAAGGCGTTACATTATATTAA
- a CDS encoding cation-efflux pump, giving the protein MSHNHINHKKENVALSSVIASFLMTAMKLVVGILTGSMGIISEAAHSALDLVAAVMTYFAVKIGDKPADSDHPYGHGKIESVSALIETGLLFLTSFWIIYEAIKRLIEHDTEVHATWYAFVIIIISIIIDISRSRALYKVAKSTNSQALEADALHFNSDIYSSAVVLLGLVFVAFGIKGADSIAAIGVAVFVLIAGYRLGKRTIDVLVDTAPKGVKETVDEIILKSNEKIIADYIRVRSLGPNIFIDMGIKISRRLSLEKVDEIVNGLKTEINKKVPGSEIAIHTSSIKTEDETIVETIQILSAKNSMFIHDIVVENLDNNKFVSFDLELPNDLTVEEAHEKASLLEKLIQDALDSKIELNIHIDPIVTKELKSEKISDAELSTINQKVQELAKNFDKLADVHNISARKINGKLYITMHCYADNNLSLEESHAQATKLKNIIRENITNVERVIVHVEPKNK; this is encoded by the coding sequence ATGTCGCATAACCATATAAATCACAAAAAAGAGAATGTTGCCTTAAGTTCTGTAATCGCAAGTTTTTTAATGACTGCAATGAAATTAGTTGTTGGTATTTTAACTGGCAGTATGGGCATTATTTCTGAAGCTGCTCATTCAGCTTTAGATTTGGTGGCAGCTGTTATGACCTATTTTGCGGTAAAAATTGGCGACAAACCTGCAGATTCTGATCATCCATATGGCCATGGAAAAATAGAAAGCGTGTCAGCATTGATTGAAACTGGATTATTATTTCTAACAAGCTTTTGGATTATTTATGAAGCTATTAAAAGATTAATTGAACATGATACAGAAGTCCATGCAACATGGTATGCTTTTGTGATTATCATTATTTCAATAATAATTGATATTTCAAGGTCTAGAGCATTATACAAAGTCGCAAAATCAACAAATAGCCAAGCTCTGGAAGCTGATGCTCTGCATTTTAATTCTGATATCTATAGCTCGGCAGTTGTTTTATTAGGCTTGGTTTTTGTAGCTTTCGGTATAAAAGGTGCTGATTCAATCGCAGCAATTGGCGTAGCAGTCTTTGTTCTTATTGCAGGATACAGATTAGGAAAAAGAACAATTGATGTCTTGGTTGATACTGCACCAAAAGGCGTCAAAGAAACTGTTGATGAAATTATTTTAAAATCAAATGAAAAAATAATTGCTGATTATATTAGAGTTAGATCATTAGGTCCAAATATTTTTATTGATATGGGTATAAAAATTAGCCGAAGACTTTCACTTGAAAAAGTTGATGAAATTGTAAATGGCCTAAAAACAGAAATTAACAAAAAAGTGCCTGGTTCGGAAATAGCAATTCATACCAGCTCAATTAAAACCGAAGATGAAACAATAGTTGAAACTATTCAAATATTATCTGCAAAAAATAGCATGTTTATTCATGACATTGTCGTTGAAAATTTGGATAATAATAAATTTGTGAGCTTTGATTTAGAATTGCCGAATGATTTGACAGTAGAAGAAGCGCATGAAAAAGCAAGTTTATTAGAGAAATTAATCCAAGATGCTTTGGATTCCAAGATTGAATTAAATATTCACATTGATCCAATTGTTACAAAAGAATTGAAAAGTGAAAAAATTTCTGATGCAGAACTTTCAACAATAAATCAAAAAGTGCAGGAATTAGCTAAGAATTTTGATAAATTAGCTGATGTTCATAATATTTCTGCTCGCAAAATTAATGGCAAATTATATATTACTATGCATTGCTATGCTGATAATAATTTATCTTTGGAAGAATCTCATGCACAAGCAACAAAATTAAAAAATATTATTCGCGAAAATATTACAAATGTGGAAAGAGTAATTGTCCACGTTGAACCAAAAAATAAATAA
- a CDS encoding GAP family protein: MMELLAKIIPLDIAATLSPGILAIALLLLGNKKNPKTKTLVFLLGSLIIGIGITILGVVLAQIASPDQKPTLVSAIIDLVAGLAFIIFGIKVLITKEKKVDKSKTHELSLWKIFLIGVVITVTNTDADLFNFIAAKETVSAPDIDIFWKVVFLIMNLSFFVLAITLPLFFYLLFPKLAAKPLAKLNILAMKYSRFIMFVLFAIFGIYFAYRGIMFFIK; this comes from the coding sequence ATGATGGAATTACTTGCAAAAATAATTCCGCTTGATATAGCGGCAACATTGAGTCCAGGAATTTTAGCAATTGCTTTGTTGCTCTTGGGCAATAAAAAAAATCCAAAGACAAAAACTCTTGTTTTTCTTCTTGGTTCTTTAATAATTGGAATTGGCATTACTATACTCGGCGTTGTTTTAGCACAGATTGCTTCACCTGATCAAAAACCGACTTTGGTTTCAGCAATTATTGATTTAGTAGCAGGATTAGCTTTTATAATTTTTGGCATTAAAGTTTTGATTACGAAAGAAAAGAAAGTTGATAAAAGCAAAACTCATGAATTATCATTGTGGAAGATATTTTTAATTGGTGTTGTAATCACTGTTACTAATACTGATGCTGATTTATTTAATTTTATTGCTGCTAAAGAAACTGTTAGCGCTCCAGACATTGATATTTTTTGGAAAGTTGTTTTCTTGATAATGAATTTATCCTTTTTTGTTTTAGCGATAACCTTGCCTTTATTTTTTTATTTACTTTTTCCAAAATTGGCGGCCAAGCCACTGGCGAAACTTAATATTTTGGCAATGAAATATAGTCGTTTTATAATGTTTGTTTTGTTTGCGATTTTTGGAATATACTTCGCCTATCGCGGAATTATGTTTTTTATTAAATAA
- a CDS encoding discoidin domain-containing protein: MTTKTINHEIIPPKLNNNPSWDVIVTELDPLLSFFNATGGPKNRHYEIQLDTNKNFDSKNLIEYKNVPENGEFVTDKKIEKENSLKDKQQYYWRVRAITETSKSDWTVSRFFVDIESDDHFMNLTRAKVKDIEVSGGYNAKNIIDYDDPGLVTFWQSPPPCENQHFVKFDLGKPIEISRIWMLSTPTDADGWLKNFVWQTSNDNKTWTEISGTEFKNNDTFRNIIDFKPVTARYFKLLIKEFIGYAAQLNEIILYSPGKPKLPTVPEKDYVLIVGNEHNGFTFTDLAKHIEGLNFNLKTVTVPYFEVSMEMLNSLKNKPKAIILSGNNADYPNLPMFEHNGEFEIIRQTDIPLLGICAGHQFLAMAYGYTRARSMGWSDISAIEPKTRMTKIKLEKKDPIFEGFKDNFTAPEVHSWEVAEPAEEFEVIAKSTYVQAQKSTRRFIYGEQFHAEIHVPYNQGKKYIENFLKMVLENKNKII, translated from the coding sequence ATGACAACAAAAACAATAAATCACGAAATTATTCCGCCAAAATTAAACAATAATCCAAGTTGGGATGTCATTGTGACAGAACTTGATCCTCTACTTTCATTTTTCAATGCAACTGGTGGGCCAAAAAATAGGCATTATGAAATTCAATTAGATACGAATAAAAATTTTGATTCTAAAAATTTAATTGAATATAAAAATGTGCCAGAAAATGGCGAGTTTGTAACTGATAAAAAAATTGAAAAAGAAAATTCTTTGAAGGACAAACAACAATATTATTGGAGAGTTCGAGCAATCACAGAAACAAGCAAAAGTGATTGGACTGTTTCTCGTTTTTTTGTAGACATTGAATCAGATGATCATTTTATGAATTTGACGCGAGCAAAAGTAAAAGATATCGAAGTCTCTGGAGGCTATAATGCCAAAAATATTATTGATTATGATGATCCAGGTTTAGTAACTTTTTGGCAAAGCCCACCACCTTGCGAAAATCAACATTTTGTAAAATTTGATTTAGGAAAACCAATTGAAATTTCACGAATTTGGATGTTATCCACACCCACTGATGCAGATGGCTGGCTCAAAAATTTTGTTTGGCAGACAAGCAATGATAATAAAACTTGGACAGAAATTTCTGGTACAGAATTTAAAAATAATGATACATTTAGAAATATTATTGATTTTAAACCAGTAACTGCTCGTTATTTTAAATTATTAATTAAAGAATTTATTGGTTATGCAGCACAACTAAATGAAATAATATTATATTCACCTGGCAAGCCAAAATTGCCAACTGTACCAGAAAAAGATTATGTTTTAATTGTTGGAAATGAACATAATGGTTTTACTTTTACTGATTTAGCAAAACATATTGAAGGATTAAATTTTAATTTAAAAACTGTTACTGTTCCCTATTTTGAAGTATCGATGGAGATGTTGAACAGCCTAAAAAATAAACCAAAAGCAATTATCCTATCTGGCAATAATGCTGATTATCCAAATCTGCCAATGTTTGAACATAATGGCGAATTTGAAATTATCAGGCAAACTGACATTCCATTGCTTGGAATTTGCGCTGGCCATCAATTTTTGGCAATGGCTTATGGATATACAAGAGCAAGGTCTATGGGCTGGTCTGATATTTCGGCGATTGAACCAAAAACTCGCATGACAAAAATAAAGCTTGAGAAAAAAGATCCAATTTTTGAAGGATTTAAAGATAATTTTACAGCACCAGAAGTTCATAGCTGGGAAGTTGCTGAGCCTGCCGAAGAATTCGAGGTAATTGCAAAATCAACTTATGTCCAAGCGCAAAAAAGCACTAGACGATTTATTTATGGCGAGCAATTTCATGCAGAAATTCATGTGCCATATAATCAAGGAAAAAAATATATTGAGAACTTTTTGAAAATGGTTTTAGAAAATAAAAACAAAATTATATGA
- a CDS encoding amino acid permease, whose protein sequence is MAKAQKTGKFLGVFALAMINVSLICSLRGLPTMAEYGLTVIFFLMVSVVFFLIPVSLVSAELATGWPKGGGIYVWVREAFGEKMGFVTIILQWVQNLVFYPTALAATAAVIAYLFVKPELANNQYYTLAVIIIVYWLSVLINLRGMKVSGRFTSIGTILGIIFPGVLLFVLGLAWIFSGQDFALTVDLEALIPDLGKVNNFVLLTGMFLFFAGMEVSGVHAMEVKNPTKDYPKAIFIAALIVTAIFLFGSLAIALIIPTSELSLTAGIMQTYLAVLNKFNLGWLVPIIALLAAPGMVVQVSSWIVGPSRGLLVTAQNGDLPPFFQKMNKNKMPVHIMIVQGILVSIIACVFMLMPSVSSSFWILTALAAILYLTVYIIMFAAAIKLKYSQPNTKRAYEVPGGKIGMWIIAGIGSLACLSAIFFGFFPPSQISTGSVGRYVGLLVIGYIVLGFIPFIVYAFRKKSWKKTIKID, encoded by the coding sequence ATGGCGAAAGCACAAAAAACAGGCAAGTTTTTGGGAGTCTTTGCATTAGCAATGATCAATGTCTCATTAATTTGCAGTCTTAGAGGTCTACCAACAATGGCAGAATATGGTTTAACTGTCATATTTTTCCTTATGGTTTCAGTAGTCTTCTTTTTAATTCCGGTCTCTTTAGTTTCTGCAGAATTAGCAACTGGCTGGCCAAAAGGCGGTGGAATTTATGTTTGGGTCAGAGAAGCATTTGGTGAAAAAATGGGTTTTGTGACAATTATTCTACAATGGGTCCAAAATCTAGTTTTTTATCCAACTGCTCTTGCAGCAACTGCCGCAGTAATCGCTTATTTATTTGTTAAACCAGAATTAGCTAATAACCAGTATTATACTTTAGCTGTTATTATCATAGTCTATTGGTTATCAGTTTTAATAAATTTGCGCGGCATGAAAGTTTCTGGAAGATTCACAAGTATTGGAACAATTTTAGGCATAATTTTTCCAGGTGTATTGCTATTTGTTTTGGGTCTAGCTTGGATATTCAGCGGACAAGATTTTGCCTTAACAGTTGATTTAGAGGCTTTGATTCCTGATCTTGGCAAAGTTAACAATTTTGTTTTATTAACTGGCATGTTCTTATTTTTCGCTGGTATGGAAGTTTCTGGTGTTCATGCAATGGAAGTCAAAAATCCAACCAAAGATTATCCAAAAGCAATTTTTATTGCTGCTTTAATTGTTACAGCAATTTTTCTTTTTGGTTCATTAGCAATTGCCTTGATTATTCCAACATCAGAATTAAGTTTAACTGCCGGCATAATGCAGACCTATTTAGCAGTTTTAAACAAATTTAATCTTGGCTGGTTAGTTCCAATCATTGCTCTTCTAGCAGCACCTGGCATGGTTGTTCAAGTTAGCTCATGGATTGTTGGACCAAGTCGAGGTTTATTAGTTACTGCTCAAAATGGTGATTTGCCTCCTTTTTTTCAAAAAATGAACAAAAATAAAATGCCAGTTCATATTATGATTGTTCAAGGAATCTTAGTTTCAATAATCGCTTGTGTGTTTATGCTTATGCCTTCAGTTAGCAGTTCATTCTGGATTCTGACAGCTCTAGCTGCAATTTTATATTTAACAGTTTACATCATAATGTTTGCTGCAGCCATTAAATTAAAATACAGCCAGCCAAATACAAAACGTGCTTATGAAGTTCCTGGAGGAAAAATCGGTATGTGGATAATTGCTGGCATTGGAAGTCTCGCTTGTTTATCAGCAATATTTTTTGGCTTTTTCCCGCCATCGCAAATTTCAACTGGCAGTGTCGGTCGTTATGTCGGACTTTTAGTTATCGGTTATATTGTCTTAGGATTCATTCCATTTATTGTTTATGCTTTTAGAAAAAAATCTTGGAAAAAAACAATTAAAATAGACTAA